The following coding sequences are from one Nicotiana tomentosiformis chromosome 3, ASM39032v3, whole genome shotgun sequence window:
- the LOC104088676 gene encoding pentatricopeptide repeat-containing protein At5g16860 — protein MLVPSSLPPKLSETTLLYFPFKTTTFFASISSSTLLLRASVPSSFVYLLRQCKSCIKAKLVVTGAFSPSADPTTWSSQVVFWWNNLIKRSVIIRHHVTALALFREMLRLNWNPDGYTYPYVLKACGELQSLLCGESVHALILISGLDSNVFVCNGLIAMYGKCGMLGHARQEFDETVVRGIADVISWNSMAAAYVQKDEDRKVLDLFDSMVSSNNFELRPDAVSLVNVLPACASLGVWKRGKQLHGYAIRRCLYEDVFVGNAIVDMYAKCKRLDDANKVFERMEVKDVVSWNALVTGYSQIGQFDEALGLFKRMREEEIELNVVTWSAVIAGYAQRDLGYEALDVFKEMMLSGAEPNVITLVSVLSGCAAIGALLQGKETHCYAIKRMLSLEGRNPEEDLMVINALIDMYAKCKEMKIAQTMFDSIDRRDRNVVTWTVMIGGYAQHGDANDALELFLAMLKDEYFVIPNAYTISCALVACARLSSLRIGRQIHAYVLRQGYEPTMVFVANCLIDMYAKSGDADAARAVFDNMSQRNTVSWTSLMTGYGMHGRGAEALQIFNEMRGAGLPIDGVTFLVVLYACSHSGMVDQGMNYFNNMNGDFGVIPGAEHYACMVDLLGRAGRLDEAMKLIEDMPTEPTSVVWVALLSACRVHKNVDLAEHAAAKLSELESDNDGTYTLMSNIYANARRWKDVARVRSLMKHSGIRKRPGCSWVQGKKETVTFFVGDRSHPMSEKIYNLLEDLIHRIKAMGYIPETSFALHDVDDEEKGDLLVEHSEKLALAYGILTSAPGVPIRITKNLRVCGDCHTAMTYISKIIEHEIILRDSSRFHHIKNGSCSCRGFW, from the coding sequence ATGCTTGTTCCCTCGTCATTGCCTCCAAAACTTTCAGAAACAACCCTACTTTACTTTCCCTTCAAAACCACCACCTTCTTCGCTTCCATCTCTTCTTCAACATTACTCCTCAGAGCATCAGTTCCTTCCTCTTTCGTTTACCTTCTCAGACAATGCAAGTCTTGTATCAAAGCCAAACTCGTTGTTACGGGCGCCTTTTCACCTTCAGCAGACCCTACAACATGGTCATCCCAGGTAGTGTTCTGGTGGAACAACCTTATCAAACGCAGCGTTATTATCCGACATCACGTAACTGCCCTTGCCCTCTTCCGGGAAATGTTAAGACTTAATTGGAACCCTGATGGTTATACATACCCTTATGTCCTCAAAGCATGCGGCGAGCTTCAGTCCCTCCTTTGCGGTGAATCCGTACATGCCCTTATTTTAATATCTGGGTTAGACTCCAATGTGTTTGTATGCAATGGTCTAATTGCTATGTATGGGAAATGTGGGATGTTGGGTCATGCACGCCAGGAGTTTGATGAAACGGTTGTGAGAGGAATTGCTGATGTTATTTCTTGGAATTCGATGGCGGCAGCTTATGTACAGAAGGATGAGGATAGGAAAGTTTTGGACTTGTTTGATTCGATGGTTTCGTCTAATAATTTTGAGCTGCGTCCTGACGCTGTTAGTTTAGTTAATGTGCTTCCAGCTTGTGCTTCTTTGGGGGTGTGGAAACGAGGAAAACAACTTCACGGTTATGCGATTCGGAGATGTTTGTATGAGGATGTTTTTGTAGGGAATGCGATTGTGGATATGTACGCGAAGTGCAAGCGTTTGGATGATGCTAACAAGGTTTTCGAGCGAATGGAGGTGAAAGATGTGGTTTCTTGGAACGCATTGGTAACTGGGTACTCTCAGATAGGACAATTTGATGAGGCTTTGGGGTTGTTTAAGAGAATGAGAGAGGAAGAGATTGAATTGAATGTTGTAACATGGAGTGCTGTGATTGCAGGGTATGCACAGAGGGATTTAGGCTATGAGGCTCTTGATGTATTTAAGGAGATGATGCTTTCTGGGGCAGAGCCAAATGTTATCACTCTTGTTTCTGTGCTTTCAGGTTGTGCTGCTATTGGGGCACTGCTTCAAGGGAAGGAAACTCATTGCTATGCCATTAAGAGAATGTTGAGTTTGGAAGGAAGGAATCCTGAGGAGGATCTCATGGTGATTAATGCTCTGATTGACATGTATGCAAAGTGCAAGGAGATGAAAATTGCTCAGACCATGTTTGATAGTATTGACAGGAGAGATAGGAATGTTGTTACGTGGACAGTCATGATTGGTGGATATGCTCAACATGGGGATGCCAATGATGCTTTAGAACTTTTTTTGGCCATGCTGAAGGATGAGTATTTTGTAATCCCAAATGCATATACCATATCTTGTGCTCTGGTAGCTTGCGCTCGTCTGTCTAGTCTTAGGATTGGTAGACAAATTCATGCATATGTGCTACGACAAGGATATGAACCTACAATGGTTTTTGTGGCTAACTGTCTTATTGACATGTATGCCAAATCTGGAGATGCTGATGCAGCTCGAGCTGTGTTTGATAACATGAGCCAGAGGAATACGGTCTCATGGACATCCTTGATGACTGGCTATGGGATGCATGGTCGTGGAGCGGAGGCTCTCCAAATTTTTAACGAGATGAGAGGAGCAGGTTTGCCAATAGATGGTGTAACTTTTCTTGTTGTGCTATATGCTTGTAGCCACTCTGGAATGGTTGACCAGGGTATGAATTATTTCAACAACATGAATGGAGATTTTGGAGTTATTCCTGGGGCTGAACACTATGCCTGCATGGTAGACCTGTTGGGTCGTGCTGGTCGACTGGATGAAGCTATGAAGCTCATTGAAGACATGCCTACGGAACCAACCTCAGTAGTATGGGTTGCACTGCTTAGTGCTTGTAGGGTGCATAAAAATGTGGATCTTGCGGAGCATGCTGCTGCTAAGTTGTCAGAATTGGAATCTGATAATGATGGGACTTATACCCTTATGTCAAATATATATGCTAATGCCAGACGCTGGAAAGATGTGGCTCGGGTTAGATCTCTTATGAAACATTCTGGCATAAGGAAGAGACCTGGATGTAGCTGGGTTCAAGGAAAGAAGGAGACTGTTACATTTTTTGTGGGGGACAGATCTCATCCAATGTCTGAAAAGATATACAATCTCCTAGAAGACCTGATTCACCGTATCAAAGCAATGGGCTATATTCCGGAGACAAGTTTTGCACTTCATGATGTAGATGATGAAGAGAAAGGCGATCTTCTTGTTGAACATAGTGAAAAGCTGGCCCTTGCTTATGGTATTCTCACGTCAGCTCCTGGAGTGCCTATTAGAATAACCAAGAATCTGCGAGTTTGTGGGGACTGTCATACTGCAATGACATACATCTCCAAGATTATTGAACATGAAATAATATTGAGGGACTCAAGTCGCTTCCATCATATCAAGAATGGATCTTGCTCTTGTAGAGGGTTTTGGTAG